GAGCATGTTCCAGGCCGACGGCGAACTCCTGTTGACGTACACGATGTTGCTCGCGCTGCTCGTCGGAAACGTCGTGATCCTCGTCTTCGGACTCACGATGGTCACTCGCCTCGGCTACCTGACGAAGATCGACACGGACTACATCATCCCGATGGTCGTCGTCCTCTCGTTCCTGGGAACGTACGCGCTTCGGATCAACCCCATCGACATCGTGACGATCATCGTCTTCGGGGTGATCGGCTTCTACATGGTGCGGTACAACTACTCCGTGATCGCGTTCGTTCTCGGAGTGGTCCTCGGGGACATCGCGGAGGACAACCTGTACACCGCCTTGCAGCTCTCCGACGGCTCGTACATGATCTTCGTCAACCCGCTCGAGTACGGCCGCTGGCTCTCGCTCGTCCTCTCGCTCATGATCTTCGCGCTGCTGTTCGGACCGTTCATCAAGCGCGGAATCGCGAACTTCCGGTCCGCCTGAGACGGTTCGGCTGCGTTTTCTGAATCTCCTCCTGTGAGCCTACGCCTCCGGGAAGATGCTCTCGGGCAGATAGGCGGTGACGATCCAGTTGGGCGCGTCGACGACCTCGCTGATCTTCAGGTCGACGGCGGCCGAACAGAGGATGTACGCCTCCCCTCGCGTGAGTCCGCGCTCCTCGTGGAGGTGGTCGATCATGTGCAACACCGCGAGCTTCGTCGCCTCCATCAGGTCGTCGTCGATTCCGGTGGTGGCGTACATCCGCTCGTCCCGGCCGGTGGGCGTGAACGGACCGCTGGTTTCGAACTGGGGCTGGTCGATCTCGCGGTCTTTCTCGAGGCCGAACCGGGCGGTGACGAACATCGGCGCCTCGATGCCGGTGACACAGACCTCGCCGTCGCCCTGGGCGGCGTGGCAGTCGCCCACCGAAAACAGCGCGTCTTCGACCGCGACGGGGAGGTACACCGTCGAACCGGTGGTCATGTGTTTGACGTCCATGTTGCCGCCCACGTTCCGGGGCGGCAGCGTCTCGTGTTCGCCCGCCTCCGCGGGTGCGACGCCGATCGTCCCCGGGAACGGCTCGAGGGGCACTTCGATGCCGTTTACGAAGTGGCCGACGTCACCCTCGAGATCCCAGATGTGGACGTCGGCCTCGGGGAACTCATCGGGGAGGAGGCCGAGCCCCATCTCGCCGGGGAGGAAGCCGGTGTATCCCCAGCCCTTGTGCTGGAAGCCCAGCAGTTCGACGACGAGGGTGTCGCCGGGTTCGGCTCCCTCGACGGCGACGGGACCGGTCAGCGGGTGGACGGGGTCGAAGCTGACGTTCTGGAACTCCTCGGGGCCGGACTCGACGTCGACCTGGCGGTCGACGGCGTCGCGACACTCGAAGCGGACGACGTCGCCGGGTTCGACGGTGAGCACGGGGTCGAGGGCGTTGTCCCAGGCGTTGTGGATGTTTCGGTCGGCGTCGCTCAGTCGGTGGTCGACGGTGTACGCTGGCTCCGACATGTGCTCGTGGCAACGACGAGTACGGTATTAATTGTCGGGCTGTCGATCCCGAACCGCCAGTCAGCGGCGCCGACCGTCGGTGGGTCGCTTCCGTGCGAGCGCCAGCAAGCCGAGTTCGACCGCCAGCACGCCGAGACCGAAGCCGGCGACCAGTCCCGTCACCTGTGGGCGACTGACGGTGACGGCGATCACCCCGAGCGAGAGGATCGCCAGCGCGTAGACGGCGGTGGCTTTCGGACTCGAGGAGAGCCAGGAGAGCGCGGCGACGACGCCACAGGCGACCCCGCCGCCGACGGCGAGCGGGGAGAGGGCGACGCCGTAGAGCCACGCGAACGCCGGAACGCCGACCAGAAGGATCGCCAGCGCCGTCAGCAGTTCGCCCCCGCGCCCGGATCGCTCGACCGTTCGCTCGGGCCGGTCGCCCGCGGTCATCCTTCGAGCAACCGGCGCTCTGCGACGCGCTCGACGGCCGCCGCGTCTCCCTCGGGCGCGTAGACGCCGAGTCGCCACTGGGCTCGCTGGGCCGCCTGGAGCCCCTGGACCAGCGGGGACTGCTCGCGGAGGCGACGCACCTCGCCGGCGACGACCACTCCCGTCTCGGTTTCGGGCATACTCGGCCGGCCGGGACAGTCGACGACGACCGCTCGCGGCTCGACCCCCGCGGCCTCGGCGAGTTCGGCCTCGAGCTCTCGAACGTCGTCGTGGTCGGCCTCGAGCAGCCACTCCGGGGCGGCCTCGAGTTCGGCCCAGACGGCGCGCTTGTACAGCCGCCGCTCGGCCAGCCTGGCGGCGACGTCGGCGGTTGCCGGACAGTCGTGCAGCGCGGCGAGCAACTGGGCGTCGGTCATCCGGGCGAACGTCTCGACCGCGAGGTCGGTCTCGTCGAGCAGGGTTTCGGAGGCGCGCTCGAGCATCGCGCCGGCGATCCGGGAGACGTGGTGGCGGTAGACGGTCGCGTTCATCAGCGCGCGGGCGACCAGCAGGCTTTCGGCGGCGGCGACGTTCCCCTCCGCCAGCGCGAGGTCGCCGTCGACGAACCGGAGGACCCGAACGAGCCGGCCGGGGTCGACGGTGCCGTAGGGAACGCCCGTGTGGTGGGCGTCCCGCACGAGGTAGTCCATCCGGTCCACGTCGAGGTCGCTCGAGACGAGCTGACCTAGCTTCCCCTCGCCGGCGATCAGGTCGGCCACCGCACCCGCGTCGAGCCCGTGGGAGCCGAGAACGTCGCCGAGTTCGCCGTTTTCGAGCAGGTGGGCGACGTCGTCGTGGTGTCTTCCGAGGCGGCGTTCGATGATTCGCTCGGTCTGGTGGCCGTAGGGGCCGTGGCCCACGTCGTGGAGCAGCGCCGCCGCGCGGACGGCGTCGGCGCGGGCGCCCTCGATCTCGAGCTGTGAGAGCGCCTGGCGAGCGAGGTGGTAGACGCCGAGGCTGTGTTCGAACCGGGTGTGGCTCGCCGACGGATAGACCAGCCGCACCGTCGAGAGCTGTTTGACGTGTCGCAGCCGCTGCATCGCCGCCGTATCGAGCAGGTCGCGGGCGACGCCGTCGACCTCCACGTAGTCGTGGACGGCGTCTTTGATCGCTTGCATAGGGGTACTCTCGAGGCTCGCATCAAAACGGAATCGGTAGCTGATCGGTCCTCGGCACCGATCGTTTCTCCCCGATGGTACGTGTCCGTTCCCTGATCAGTGAACGGTGTCTTCTCGAAAACCGTCGACGATGACTTTATCTGTGCCATTCGCTAACTTTCAACACAGACGTGACAATGAGCAACAACGGAAACGGAGACGACGAACAGGAGTCAGAAACGCCGCCGGAAGACGACCGGGGCCGGGGCTTCCACCTCGAAGCGGGCTTGCGCCCGCTCTCCGATCTGCTCGGCAGTCTGGTCGAGGTGGATGCACGCACCGTCCCGCCGCCGTCTGCGGACCCCGTCGAGTGGACGAACGTCGACGAAAACGAACCGCCACGGCCTCGTGAACGGTCCGAACCACGGCGCAAACGGACGCGACGCGTGCGGAGAACGTCGTCCGACCAGTGCTTGCTAGACACACGCCGTACCGACGGCGTACTCGTCGTTACTGCCGACGTTCCCGGCGCGAGCAAGGACGACATCTCGGTCGGTCGCAACCCGAGAACGAACGAACTCGTAATCAGCAAGGAGGGGTCGGTCGTCGGCCGCGTCGACCTCCCGTGGGAGTCGCCCGAGGTGACGAAGGTGTGGTTCAACAACGGCGTTCTCGAGGTCCACGTCCGATCGGACGGGGGATAATCGGTTCGCTCTCTCCACTGCGCGACCGGGCGTCGAAGTCACCAGTGTGCCAGCGGAGATCGAAACGCCCGTCACCGCCCGCCACCTCGAGTCGCACATGCCGACCGCACGCAACGACGGGGTCGCCCTCCACTACGAGCGCGACGGGAACGGTGAACCGGTCGTCTTCGTGAGCGAGGCCGGCCTCGGCGGCTGGCTGTGGGGGTGGCAACACGCCGCCCTCGCGGGCCCGTTCGAGACCGTCGTCTGGGACCTCCGGGGAACCGGCCGCTCGGACGCCCCACCGGGACCGTACGACCTCGAGACGCTCGCGGCCGACTTCGAGGCGGTCCTCGCCGACTGCGGCCACCGCTCGGCACACGTCGTCGGCGCGGGACTCGGGGGAGCGGTCGCTCTCGAGGCCGCCCGGACGACGACTCGCGTCGAGACGCTGGCGCTGTTCGGCACCGCCCCCCGCGGGAGCGACTTCGACCTCGAACCCCTGTTCGCGCCGCCCGACGACCGGCGGGCGCTCCGCGAGTCGCTCGAGGTCGCACTCTCGCCCGAGTTCCGAACCGACCAGCCCGACGTGCTCGAGGGAATCGCCGACTGGCGAGCCGACGGCGACGCCGCGCGGGCCGGCTTCGAGGCGCAGGTCGCCGCCCTCGAGGGGTTCGACGCGACCGACTGGCTCGTCGAGGTGACCCAGCCCGCGCTCGTCGTCTACGGCACCACCGACGCACTCGTCCCCGTCGACGCCGGGCGTGACCTCGCCCGCCGACTCCCCCGCGGCGAGTTCGAGTCCCTCGAGGGTGCGGGCCACCTCGCGTTCGCCGAGCGCTCGCGCGACGTGAACGATCGCCTGCTGGGATTCTTCGAGGGCGCGTAACCGGCGGGACGAAACTACGTTCCTCGAGGCCGTACGTTTCCAGATGACGCTCTCGCTCGACCGTCGGTCGGCCCGCTGGACGGATCGGCCGGCGGTGGTCGACGTCTCCGAGGCGGAGCGGTTCGCTCCCGCGGGAACCGTCGATACGAACCGGATCACGTACGGGGAGCTCCACGCGCTCGCGGCGCACGCGGCGGGCGCGCTCTCGGCGATGGGGGTCGAACCCGGAAACACGGTCTGTTCGCTGACCCGCAACCGGGTGTCGGTCCTCGCGCTGGTGTTCGCCTGTCGACGCCTCGGCGCGACGTTCGCCCCGCTCTCACACCGGCTGAGCCCGGTGACGGTCGCCCGGCCGCTCGAGGCGCTCGATCCCGACCTCGTCGTCTTCGAGTCGGCTCAGCGCGACCTGGTCGGCGACCTCCCGCCGACGCGGACGGCGACGTTCGAGGGGCTGACGACGGCCGGACGCTCGCCGGTCGAGACGCCACCGAAACCGGGGCCGATGCTGGCGCTCCACGACGAGGACGGCTCCGTCGCCGCCTACTCGCCTCGCGCCGTCGAGTGGAACTGCCTCACCGTCGCCCTGACGCTCGGAATCGGTCGCGACGATCGGCTCCCGCTGCTGGGGCCGCTCTCGTCGTACGACGGCCTGTTGCGGACCGCGCTGCCGGCGCTGTACGTCGGCGCGACGCTCCTGCTCGACCGGGCGTTCGACCCCGCGGACGCGCTCGCGACCATCCGGGACGAGCGGGCGACGCTGCTCTGCGGGCGGGCGGTCGCGTTCCGCGAACTCGCCGCTCGAGACGGGTTCGGGGACGCACTCGACTCCGTTTCCCGGATCGTCAGCGAGACGCCGCCCGCCGTCGAGATCCGTGACGCCTACGCGGCGCGGGGGACGCCGATCGACCGGGCCTACGGCCGCCTCGAGTGTCCGACCGCGCTGGTGCAGTCCCGCGGCGAGGGTGGCGAAACCGCGGGAACGGTCGTCGGCCGCCCCGTTCTCGACTGCGAGGCGCGACTCGTCGACGGCGAGGGGACGGTACTCGAGGGCGCCGCCGAGGGGTGGCTCGAACTCGCCGGACCGGTGTGTGCGGACGTCGGCCGGCCGACCGGCGGCTGGGTCGCCACCGGCGACCGGTTCTCCCGCGACGAAACCGGCGTCTACCGCGTCGACGCGTGACCGGACCGACGGCAACGGCGTCGCCGGTCACAAAACCTATCTCCCTCGAGTCTCCAAGCACCCACAGATGAGTCAGCTCCGTATCGCCGTCCTGAACGCCTCCCATCGGGATGCGAACACGACGCGGAACTTCCGGCGCGAACTCGACGGTTCGCTCGCCGAGTACGACGTGACCGGCGGATCGATCCCCGAGACGTACGCCTTCGACGCCGTGGTGATCACGGGGTCGCGCTCGTCGGTCTACTGGAACGAGTCGTGGATCGAGCCGACGAAGGACTGGGTCGCCGAGGCGATCGACCGCGGGTTGCCGTGTCTCGGCATCTGCTGGGGCCACCAGCTGCTCGCGGACGTTCTCGGCGGCACCGTCGAGGACATGGGCGCCTACGAGGTCGGTTACAGCGAGATCGAACACACCGGCGAGTCGCGCCTGTTCGAGGGGATCGACACCGCGTTCACCGCCTTCACCAGCCACTCCGATGAGGTGTCGGCTCTCCCGGCGGGAGCGGAACCGCTCGCCGAGAACCGCTACTCGAACCACGGCTTCCGGAAGGGGCGCGTCTTCGGGGTGCAGTTCCACCCCGAGTACGACCAGAAGACCGCCCGCGACCTCGTCCACGAGAAGGAACTGACTACCGAGCGACGGGACTCTGTCCTCGCCGAAATCACCGACGAGAACTACGAGCGCGCCTGCGAGGCGAAACGGGTGTTCGAGAACTTCCTCGAGTACGTTCGCGAGTTACAGACGTCGGAACCAGTGGTCGACTCCGAGTCGCGTTCCGAACCGTCCTCCTCGTAACTCTCGACCGCGGTCAGTCCGCCGAAACCTCGAGGCCCGCCGTCTCCTTCTTCCCGAGCGCCTCGACGATCAGTTCGGCGATGTCGACGATCTCGATCTCCTCTTCGAAGCCGCCGGTCTTGCGGCCGTCCTCGTACATCGTCATGCACATCGGGCAGGCGACGACGAACTTCTCGACCTCGCGACCGGCGTCGGTGTCCTCGAGCGCCTCCCGAAGTCGCTCCTCGCTCGGTTTGGGCTCCTCCTCGAAGTCCATCCAGAGGCCGCCCCCGCCGCCGCCACAGCAGAAGGAGTTGGCGCGGTTGCGCGGCATCTCGGAGAGCTCGCAGCCGGTGGCTTTGACGAGTTCGCGCGGGGCCTCGTACTCGTCGTTGTACCGGCCGAGGTGACAGGGGTCGTGGTAGGTGACGGTGTAGTCGAGTTCGGTGCCCGAGAGGCCGAGTGCCCCGCTCTCGACCAGCTCTTCGACGGCCTGGGTCCAGTGGAGCACCTCGACCTCACCGTCGGCGTTCCAGTGCTCGTCGTACTCGAACGGCATCATCGGGTCGTCGGCGAACTCCGCGAAGTCGACCTCCGGGTACTCGTTCTTGAACGTGTTGTAGCTGTGCGGGTCGGTGCAGACGATCTTCTCGAACTCGCAGGCCTCGAAGGACTCGACGTGGTGACCCGCCAGCTCGAGGTAGAGGAACTCCTCGCCGACCCGTCGGATGTCGTTGCCGTCGTACTTCTCGTCCTCGAAGAGGATGCCGAAGGTGACGTCCGCCTCCTCGAGGATGGTCGCCAGCGAGCGGGCGACCTGCTTGTTGCGCTCGTCGTAGCTCGGGTAGTCGCCGACGTACCAGAGGTAGTCGACTTCCTCCTCGCGGGCGTCGGTGACGTCGAACTCGAGTTCCCCCGTCCAGTCGCCCCGGTTGCGGGGACTGTCGCCGAACGTGTTGCCGTTTTGCATCACGTTCTGGAAGACGTCTTGCATGCTCGGCTTGACGTCGCCCTGGTCGACCATCTGGCGGTTCAACCGGGTGAAGGAGTTGAGGTGCTCGATCTCCACCGGGCAGGCGTCCATACAGGCCATACAGGCCATACAGGACTCCATCGTCTCCGCGTCGATCACGCTGGTTCCGCCGTCAGCGATGATCGGTTTCGGCTCCGTCGTCTCGGCGTCCAGTTCCTCGCGGTACTTCTTCAGGTCGAGGATGACGTTTCGCGGGTCGAGCGGGCGGTCGGAGGCCTTCGCGGGACAGACCGCGGAACACCGGCCGCACTTGGTGCAGGCGTCCTGGTCGAGCATCTCCTTCCAGGTGAAGTCCTCGATCGATTCGGCGTTCGTGGCGTCGAGGTCGGCGGGGATGCCCGGCAGCCTGGCACCGGCTTTCTCGTCGCGGGTGACGACGTTCGCGAACGAGGAAATCATGTGGAACGGCTTGGCGTAGGGGATCCAGGCGATGAACACGAGCGCGAGGATCGCGTGGGACCACCAGGCCCACCAGTGCAAGGAGGCGGCCAGCGCCTGGTCGACGCCGACGGCCTCGAAGGCGAGGGCGGTCCCCCAGCCGACGAAGCTCACGATCTCCCACTCGGGGTAGCCGGTGCCGAGAATCCGCAGCCCTTCGAGGGCGAAGCCGCCGACGCCGAGCAGAAACAGGGTCCAGATGAACAGGTCGTCCTCGCTCGAGGTGTGCCGATCCCACAGCCGGTGGTTTTTCACCCAGTACCGGCGGTACATCGCCATCCCGATCCCGACGACGAACAGTAGCCCCATCGCGTCGACCATGAACTGGTAGGCGAGATAGAAGTCACCGACGAAGAAGGAGTCCTGGCCGAGCGCCTTCGTCCAGATGTCCATGTCGACCGCGAGGATCGTCGTCGCGATGAGCAGCGAGAGAAAGCCCCACATGATAAACGAGTGCATCAACCCGCCGTAGAGGTCGCGGTTGAACTGCTTCTCGTTCGAGAGGACGATCTTCGCGGCGCTCACGATGCGGCCGCCGAGGTCGTCGACGCGGTCGAACCAGTCGGCGTCGGCGTCGCCGTAGCGGGCGAACCGCGCGTACACGCCGTAAAGGAAGACGACGATCGCGACCGCAGCGAGATAGTAAAAGAGGATCTCTTCGACCCCGCTGATTCCCCAGAAGGTCTCGCGGGTCGGAGTGTCCCCCGTCTGTGCGACGTGAAGCATGTGCTATTCCCTGTGGAGGATAACCTTAACTCTTCCCACACCT
Above is a genomic segment from Natrononativus amylolyticus containing:
- a CDS encoding acetamidase/formamidase family protein, whose protein sequence is MSEPAYTVDHRLSDADRNIHNAWDNALDPVLTVEPGDVVRFECRDAVDRQVDVESGPEEFQNVSFDPVHPLTGPVAVEGAEPGDTLVVELLGFQHKGWGYTGFLPGEMGLGLLPDEFPEADVHIWDLEGDVGHFVNGIEVPLEPFPGTIGVAPAEAGEHETLPPRNVGGNMDVKHMTTGSTVYLPVAVEDALFSVGDCHAAQGDGEVCVTGIEAPMFVTARFGLEKDREIDQPQFETSGPFTPTGRDERMYATTGIDDDLMEATKLAVLHMIDHLHEERGLTRGEAYILCSAAVDLKISEVVDAPNWIVTAYLPESIFPEA
- a CDS encoding HD domain-containing protein, whose product is MQAIKDAVHDYVEVDGVARDLLDTAAMQRLRHVKQLSTVRLVYPSASHTRFEHSLGVYHLARQALSQLEIEGARADAVRAAALLHDVGHGPYGHQTERIIERRLGRHHDDVAHLLENGELGDVLGSHGLDAGAVADLIAGEGKLGQLVSSDLDVDRMDYLVRDAHHTGVPYGTVDPGRLVRVLRFVDGDLALAEGNVAAAESLLVARALMNATVYRHHVSRIAGAMLERASETLLDETDLAVETFARMTDAQLLAALHDCPATADVAARLAERRLYKRAVWAELEAAPEWLLEADHDDVRELEAELAEAAGVEPRAVVVDCPGRPSMPETETGVVVAGEVRRLREQSPLVQGLQAAQRAQWRLGVYAPEGDAAAVERVAERRLLEG
- a CDS encoding Hsp20/alpha crystallin family protein, which codes for MSNNGNGDDEQESETPPEDDRGRGFHLEAGLRPLSDLLGSLVEVDARTVPPPSADPVEWTNVDENEPPRPRERSEPRRKRTRRVRRTSSDQCLLDTRRTDGVLVVTADVPGASKDDISVGRNPRTNELVISKEGSVVGRVDLPWESPEVTKVWFNNGVLEVHVRSDGG
- a CDS encoding alpha/beta fold hydrolase, which codes for MPTARNDGVALHYERDGNGEPVVFVSEAGLGGWLWGWQHAALAGPFETVVWDLRGTGRSDAPPGPYDLETLAADFEAVLADCGHRSAHVVGAGLGGAVALEAARTTTRVETLALFGTAPRGSDFDLEPLFAPPDDRRALRESLEVALSPEFRTDQPDVLEGIADWRADGDAARAGFEAQVAALEGFDATDWLVEVTQPALVVYGTTDALVPVDAGRDLARRLPRGEFESLEGAGHLAFAERSRDVNDRLLGFFEGA
- a CDS encoding AMP-binding protein codes for the protein MTLSLDRRSARWTDRPAVVDVSEAERFAPAGTVDTNRITYGELHALAAHAAGALSAMGVEPGNTVCSLTRNRVSVLALVFACRRLGATFAPLSHRLSPVTVARPLEALDPDLVVFESAQRDLVGDLPPTRTATFEGLTTAGRSPVETPPKPGPMLALHDEDGSVAAYSPRAVEWNCLTVALTLGIGRDDRLPLLGPLSSYDGLLRTALPALYVGATLLLDRAFDPADALATIRDERATLLCGRAVAFRELAARDGFGDALDSVSRIVSETPPAVEIRDAYAARGTPIDRAYGRLECPTALVQSRGEGGETAGTVVGRPVLDCEARLVDGEGTVLEGAAEGWLELAGPVCADVGRPTGGWVATGDRFSRDETGVYRVDA
- a CDS encoding type 1 glutamine amidotransferase, which gives rise to MSQLRIAVLNASHRDANTTRNFRRELDGSLAEYDVTGGSIPETYAFDAVVITGSRSSVYWNESWIEPTKDWVAEAIDRGLPCLGICWGHQLLADVLGGTVEDMGAYEVGYSEIEHTGESRLFEGIDTAFTAFTSHSDEVSALPAGAEPLAENRYSNHGFRKGRVFGVQFHPEYDQKTARDLVHEKELTTERRDSVLAEITDENYERACEAKRVFENFLEYVRELQTSEPVVDSESRSEPSSS
- a CDS encoding heterodisulfide reductase-related iron-sulfur binding cluster, producing MLHVAQTGDTPTRETFWGISGVEEILFYYLAAVAIVVFLYGVYARFARYGDADADWFDRVDDLGGRIVSAAKIVLSNEKQFNRDLYGGLMHSFIMWGFLSLLIATTILAVDMDIWTKALGQDSFFVGDFYLAYQFMVDAMGLLFVVGIGMAMYRRYWVKNHRLWDRHTSSEDDLFIWTLFLLGVGGFALEGLRILGTGYPEWEIVSFVGWGTALAFEAVGVDQALAASLHWWAWWSHAILALVFIAWIPYAKPFHMISSFANVVTRDEKAGARLPGIPADLDATNAESIEDFTWKEMLDQDACTKCGRCSAVCPAKASDRPLDPRNVILDLKKYREELDAETTEPKPIIADGGTSVIDAETMESCMACMACMDACPVEIEHLNSFTRLNRQMVDQGDVKPSMQDVFQNVMQNGNTFGDSPRNRGDWTGELEFDVTDAREEEVDYLWYVGDYPSYDERNKQVARSLATILEEADVTFGILFEDEKYDGNDIRRVGEEFLYLELAGHHVESFEACEFEKIVCTDPHSYNTFKNEYPEVDFAEFADDPMMPFEYDEHWNADGEVEVLHWTQAVEELVESGALGLSGTELDYTVTYHDPCHLGRYNDEYEAPRELVKATGCELSEMPRNRANSFCCGGGGGGLWMDFEEEPKPSEERLREALEDTDAGREVEKFVVACPMCMTMYEDGRKTGGFEEEIEIVDIAELIVEALGKKETAGLEVSAD